In the genome of Hymenobacter cellulosivorans, one region contains:
- a CDS encoding RidA family protein, which produces MANTIIYSPDAPAPIGPYSQAIQAGNTVYVSGQIALDTASGQLIGGGDVAAETHQVMRNLQAVLAAAGMTLLDVVKCSIFVKDLGNFGLINEIYGSYFTADYAPARETVEVSRLPKDVQVEISCIAVK; this is translated from the coding sequence ATGGCTAACACCATCATCTACTCGCCCGACGCTCCTGCTCCTATCGGTCCTTACAGTCAGGCTATTCAGGCCGGCAATACCGTCTACGTTTCGGGGCAGATTGCTCTCGATACCGCCTCGGGCCAGCTCATTGGTGGCGGCGATGTAGCCGCCGAAACCCACCAGGTAATGCGCAACCTGCAGGCCGTACTGGCCGCCGCCGGCATGACCCTACTCGACGTGGTGAAGTGCAGCATTTTCGTCAAGGACCTCGGCAACTTCGGTCTGATCAACGAAATCTATGGCAGCTACTTCACGGCCGACTACGCCCCGGCCCGCGAAACGGTAGAAGTGAGTCGCCTGCCCAAAGACGTGCAGGTAGAAATTTCCTGCATAGCCGTTAAATAG
- the glmS gene encoding glutamine--fructose-6-phosphate transaminase (isomerizing) translates to MCGIVAYIGHREACPIILKGLRRLEYRGYDSAGVALLNGALNVYKKKGKVNDLEAFIAEKDTHAHIGMGHTRWATHGEPNDSNAHPHYSTSERIAIIHNGIIENYAALKTHLQKQGHVFHSDTDTEVFVNLIEEIQKQNSCSLEEAVRLALHEVVGAYAIVVLSKDDPNQLIAARKGSPLVIGVGKDEFFLASDATPIIEYTNEVVYVNDYEIAVIRDGKLDIRTKEDVQQTPYIQKLEMELDSIEKGGYEHFMLKEIFEQPRSILDSMRGRLELEAGHLNMGGIRAYERKFVNADRIIIVACGTSWHAGLVAEYLIEDLARIPVEVEYASEFRYRNPIITERDIVIAISQSGETADTLAAIELAKSKGATIFGICNVVGSSIARATDAGAYTHAGPEIGVASTKAFTAQVTVLTLLAMIVGHKRGTLTDSKMRELMVELSNIPAKVETALKLNDEIEAIAEIFRDVPNFLYLGRGYNFPVALEGALKLKEISYIHAEGYPAAEMKHGPIALIDENMPVVVIATKDSSYEKVVSNIQEVKARKGRIIAVVTEGDTVIPAMAEFTIEVPATSEVLMPLVSVIPLQLLSYHIAVLRGCNVDQPRNLAKSVTVE, encoded by the coding sequence ATGTGCGGAATTGTCGCTTACATCGGGCACCGTGAAGCCTGTCCCATTATTCTAAAAGGTCTGCGCCGGCTGGAATACCGGGGTTACGACTCAGCGGGCGTGGCTCTGCTGAACGGAGCACTGAATGTATACAAGAAAAAAGGCAAGGTAAATGACCTGGAAGCCTTTATTGCTGAAAAGGATACTCACGCGCATATTGGCATGGGCCACACGCGCTGGGCTACCCACGGCGAGCCGAACGACTCGAATGCTCATCCGCACTACTCGACTTCCGAGCGGATTGCCATTATTCACAATGGCATCATCGAAAACTACGCGGCCCTGAAGACCCACTTGCAGAAGCAAGGCCACGTGTTCCACTCCGACACCGATACGGAGGTTTTTGTCAATCTGATTGAGGAAATCCAGAAGCAGAACAGCTGCTCGCTGGAAGAAGCTGTGCGCTTGGCCCTGCACGAAGTAGTAGGTGCTTACGCAATTGTAGTGCTCAGCAAGGATGACCCTAACCAGCTGATTGCTGCCCGTAAAGGCTCCCCGCTGGTAATTGGTGTGGGCAAGGACGAATTCTTCCTGGCCTCCGACGCCACGCCTATCATTGAGTACACCAACGAGGTAGTATACGTCAACGACTACGAAATTGCGGTTATCCGCGACGGGAAGCTTGACATCCGGACCAAGGAAGACGTGCAGCAGACGCCCTACATCCAGAAGCTGGAGATGGAGCTCGACAGCATCGAGAAGGGCGGCTACGAGCACTTCATGCTAAAGGAGATTTTTGAGCAGCCCCGCTCGATTCTCGACTCTATGCGGGGTCGTTTGGAGCTAGAGGCTGGTCACCTGAACATGGGTGGCATCCGGGCGTATGAGCGCAAGTTTGTCAACGCCGACCGTATCATCATCGTAGCCTGCGGCACCTCGTGGCACGCCGGCCTGGTGGCTGAGTACCTAATTGAGGACCTGGCCCGCATTCCGGTGGAAGTAGAGTATGCGTCGGAGTTCCGCTACCGCAACCCTATCATCACCGAACGCGACATCGTTATTGCCATTTCCCAGTCGGGCGAAACGGCCGATACGCTGGCTGCCATTGAGCTGGCCAAGAGCAAGGGCGCAACCATCTTCGGTATCTGCAACGTGGTAGGCTCGAGCATTGCCCGTGCTACCGACGCTGGTGCCTACACCCATGCTGGCCCCGAAATTGGGGTAGCTTCGACCAAGGCTTTCACGGCTCAGGTAACGGTTCTGACGCTGCTGGCCATGATTGTGGGCCACAAGCGCGGCACCCTCACCGACTCCAAGATGCGTGAGCTGATGGTGGAGCTAAGCAACATCCCCGCGAAAGTGGAAACGGCGCTGAAGCTCAACGACGAGATTGAGGCCATTGCCGAAATTTTCCGCGACGTTCCAAACTTCCTCTACCTGGGCCGGGGCTACAACTTCCCCGTAGCTCTGGAAGGCGCTTTGAAACTCAAGGAAATCAGCTACATCCACGCCGAGGGTTACCCTGCGGCCGAAATGAAGCACGGTCCGATTGCGCTGATCGACGAGAACATGCCGGTCGTGGTTATTGCTACCAAAGACAGCTCCTACGAGAAGGTAGTGTCGAACATCCAGGAAGTGAAAGCCCGCAAAGGCCGCATCATTGCTGTGGTAACCGAAGGCGACACGGTGATTCCGGCTATGGCCGAGTTTACCATCGAGGTGCCCGCGACGAGCGAAGTACTGATGCCGCTGGTATCGGTAATTCCGCTGCAGCTGCTCTCCTACCACATTGCCGTCCTGCGCGGCTGCAACGTGGACCAGCCCCGCAACCTGGCTAAGTCCGTAACGGTCGAGTAA
- a CDS encoding DUF4270 family protein: MNWPISSAFRVASVSILSSALLFAATSCEDPNDLSVELPGSSPVTTEYRDYRVNASTILQDSVETLNAERVLAGRLTDATIGTTTAKGYFNLRASSDTLPSAVKTPVLDSVVLVSSFDQVYGSATQPVSFDLFKLKDGLEEKKTYNAGVTDVELGDQIGDKLISSLNRTITTQVAVNPGVLKRKKNPAADSTLPSKNPDQTIRLVIQKDKVRNSDFANTLFTALKDASFNQSKLNALWKGLAIVPSSNQTGAILALNRSAVNCVYVYYHGTELNGTATLKLRYRVRLGSSYVSGDANTPRYYTQITTDFKAPFSQLLDGTQSLRVADSVTYMQQGLGLATKLSIPGLKELANQPGLAINRAELIIPIKSSGTLLFQTNPTSAFLYEINARNRVLQRTVNISPVERIVQANLQNQLGQGREAVVALYDVDSNKKYYSVVITTYLQAYLSNQLGEQAAALMLSPVLRRSFDLSLNRSVLDAQNIKLRVYSSKLR; this comes from the coding sequence ATGAATTGGCCAATTAGCAGCGCCTTCCGAGTAGCCTCGGTTTCTATTCTGTCCTCAGCTCTACTGTTCGCCGCTACCAGCTGCGAAGATCCTAATGACCTGAGCGTGGAGCTGCCGGGCTCTTCCCCCGTTACTACTGAGTACCGCGACTACCGCGTTAATGCCTCAACTATCCTGCAGGATTCGGTGGAAACGCTGAACGCGGAGCGGGTATTGGCAGGCCGGCTCACGGATGCTACCATCGGTACTACCACTGCCAAAGGCTACTTTAACCTGCGGGCCAGCTCCGACACGCTGCCTAGCGCGGTTAAAACGCCGGTGCTCGACTCCGTAGTGCTGGTGTCGTCGTTCGACCAGGTGTATGGTAGCGCTACCCAGCCCGTTAGCTTCGACCTGTTTAAGCTGAAAGACGGCTTGGAGGAAAAAAAGACTTACAACGCTGGTGTTACCGACGTGGAACTAGGTGACCAGATTGGTGACAAGCTTATCAGCTCCCTAAACCGCACCATCACGACGCAGGTAGCCGTGAACCCTGGGGTGCTGAAAAGAAAGAAAAACCCAGCTGCTGACAGCACCTTACCCTCCAAGAACCCCGACCAGACTATCCGACTGGTTATTCAGAAAGACAAAGTCCGCAACTCCGATTTTGCTAACACGCTGTTTACGGCGCTCAAGGATGCTTCCTTCAATCAAAGCAAGCTGAATGCTCTTTGGAAAGGACTGGCTATTGTGCCGTCGAGCAATCAAACTGGGGCCATTCTAGCGCTGAACCGCTCGGCGGTCAACTGCGTGTACGTGTACTACCACGGTACGGAGCTTAACGGTACTGCTACTCTAAAACTGCGCTACCGGGTACGCCTGGGCTCATCCTACGTGAGCGGCGACGCCAACACGCCCCGCTACTACACCCAGATTACCACCGACTTCAAAGCTCCGTTCAGCCAACTGCTGGATGGTACGCAGTCGTTGCGCGTCGCTGACAGCGTGACTTACATGCAGCAAGGGCTGGGCCTAGCTACCAAGCTGAGCATTCCGGGCCTGAAAGAACTGGCAAACCAGCCTGGGCTGGCTATTAACCGCGCAGAGCTGATTATTCCCATCAAATCGTCGGGTACACTGCTGTTCCAAACGAATCCCACCTCAGCTTTTCTCTACGAGATAAACGCCAGAAACCGGGTACTGCAACGGACGGTAAACATTTCGCCGGTCGAGCGAATTGTACAAGCCAACTTGCAGAACCAACTAGGCCAGGGCCGCGAAGCCGTGGTGGCACTGTACGACGTGGACAGCAATAAGAAATACTACAGCGTGGTCATCACCACGTACTTGCAGGCCTACCTCTCCAACCAGCTCGGAGAGCAGGCTGCGGCGTTGATGCTAAGCCCAGTGCTGCGCCGCTCATTTGATCTGTCACTTAACCGTAGCGTACTTGATGCCCAGAACATCAAGCTGCGCGTATACTCTTCCAAGCTGCGCTAA